A single region of the Microbulbifer sp. MKSA007 genome encodes:
- a CDS encoding DUF2970 domain-containing protein has protein sequence MEDNNKKAKKPNFGQVVVSTLAAAIGVQSDKNRERDFQSGSIMTYVIAGVVFTAVFVIGLALIVKIVLGNMG, from the coding sequence GTGGAAGATAATAATAAGAAAGCGAAAAAGCCCAATTTCGGCCAGGTGGTAGTCAGTACCCTGGCCGCCGCGATTGGCGTGCAGAGTGATAAAAACCGCGAAAGGGATTTTCAAAGTGGCAGTATTATGACGTACGTTATTGCCGGCGTTGTTTTTACCGCCGTATTTGTAATCGGATTGGCTCTTATTGTGAAAATAGTACTCGGCAATATGGGCTAA
- the metH gene encoding methionine synthase translates to MSQQSRDQRLEQINAALAQRILILDGAMGTMIQREKLEDADYRGERFADFPRDLKGNNDLLSLTRPELIEKIHREYLEAGADIIETNTFNATQLSQSDYDMEHLVVEINRASAEIARRAADALSTPERPRWVAGVIGPTSRTASISPDVNDPGARNVTFDELVENYVEAGRALVEGGSDLILIETIFDTLNAKAAIYAMQQLFEELGFELPIMISGTITDASGRTLSGQTTEAFYNSVAHAKPISVGLNCALGATELRPYVEALSGACTSNVSAHPNAGLPNEFGEYDETPEQTAAIVAEFARSGFINILGGCCGTTPDHIRAIADAVADIPPRQQPEIKPALRLSGLEPFVADENALFVNVGERCNVTGSARFKRLILEEDYDTALQVAAAQVEDGAQVIDFNMDEAMLDALAAMRRFLNLAATEPDIAKVPFMVDSSKWEVIEAGLQCIQGKPIVNSISLKEGKEEFIEKAQLCLRYGAAVVVMAFDEDGQADTFERKIEICKRSYDVLVDEVGFDPTDIIFDPNIFAVATGIEEHNNYAVDFIEACRWIRANLPGAQISGGVSNVSFSFRGNNPVREAIHSVFLFHAIKAGLNMGIVNAGQLAVYDELPEELREKVEDVILNRSPDATEALLEIAPKYQGDGGGATRKEDLSWRQLPVKERLAHSLVKGINNYIEEDTEEARASSSRPLDVIEGPLMDGMNIVGDLFGEGKMFLPQVVKSARVMKQAVAYLQPYIEAEKTEDSRSNGRILMATVKGDVHDIGKNIVGVVLACNNYEVIDLGVMVPAATILQTAKEKECDIIGLSGLITPSLDEMVHVAAEMERQGFDIPLLIGGATTSKAHTAVKIDPQFHRNQVVYVADASRAVGVASSLISNELRPAFVEKIQAEYDKVRTRTANRKRNDTRLTYEEARDTAPEFDWKNYQPARPNKLGLTVIDDFPLEKLLDTMDWTPFFISWDLAGKFPAILEDEIVGEAATDLYDNAQRMLKEIIDKKLLRARAVFGLWPANSVGDDIIVYKDESRSEELARLHHMRQQVQKRGGDGLCRSLADFVAPLESGQIDYVGGFAVTTGIGADELADTYEAKHDDYNAIMVKALADRMAESFAETLHRLVRKEYWGYAEDETLSNEELIKEAYQGIRPAPGYPACPDHSEKATLFKLLQAEQNAGVSLTEHFAMMPAAAVSGWYFAHPQAKYFNVGKIGRDQLQSLAKRKGVSEPELERWLRPNLEE, encoded by the coding sequence ATGTCCCAGCAGTCCCGCGACCAACGTCTCGAGCAAATTAATGCCGCGCTTGCGCAGCGTATCCTGATTCTGGATGGCGCTATGGGGACGATGATCCAGAGGGAGAAACTGGAAGATGCCGATTACCGGGGTGAGCGCTTCGCCGACTTCCCACGCGACTTGAAAGGCAATAACGACCTGCTCAGCCTGACCCGCCCGGAGCTAATCGAAAAGATTCATCGGGAGTACCTTGAGGCGGGCGCGGACATTATCGAAACCAATACTTTTAACGCGACCCAGCTGTCCCAATCTGATTACGATATGGAACACTTGGTAGTAGAGATCAACCGGGCCTCCGCAGAGATCGCGCGCCGTGCAGCAGATGCACTCTCTACCCCAGAGCGCCCGCGCTGGGTAGCCGGGGTCATCGGCCCCACTTCCCGCACCGCCAGTATTTCACCAGACGTCAATGATCCAGGGGCACGCAATGTCACTTTCGATGAACTGGTAGAAAACTATGTAGAAGCGGGCCGCGCTTTGGTCGAAGGCGGCAGCGACCTGATCTTAATCGAAACCATTTTTGACACCCTCAATGCCAAGGCCGCTATCTATGCCATGCAGCAGCTCTTTGAGGAGCTGGGTTTCGAATTGCCAATTATGATTTCCGGCACCATTACCGATGCCTCTGGCCGCACCCTTTCCGGCCAAACGACTGAAGCTTTTTACAATTCCGTTGCCCACGCAAAGCCAATTTCTGTGGGGCTCAACTGTGCCCTGGGCGCCACCGAATTGCGCCCTTATGTGGAAGCCTTATCGGGCGCCTGTACCTCTAATGTCTCCGCCCACCCCAACGCGGGATTGCCCAATGAGTTTGGCGAATACGACGAAACCCCTGAGCAGACCGCCGCAATCGTAGCGGAATTTGCCCGCAGCGGATTTATTAATATCCTCGGCGGCTGTTGTGGCACCACCCCCGATCATATTCGTGCAATTGCCGACGCAGTGGCCGATATACCCCCACGACAGCAGCCGGAAATAAAACCTGCTCTGCGCCTGTCCGGACTGGAGCCATTTGTCGCCGATGAAAACGCCTTATTCGTCAATGTGGGCGAGCGTTGCAACGTCACTGGCTCCGCCCGATTTAAGCGCCTGATCCTTGAAGAGGACTACGACACCGCCCTGCAAGTGGCTGCCGCCCAGGTAGAGGATGGGGCGCAGGTAATCGACTTCAATATGGATGAGGCGATGCTGGATGCACTCGCCGCTATGCGCCGCTTCCTCAACCTTGCCGCTACCGAACCGGATATCGCCAAGGTGCCATTTATGGTGGACTCCTCCAAGTGGGAGGTGATCGAGGCCGGCCTGCAATGCATCCAGGGCAAGCCCATTGTGAACTCCATCAGCCTCAAGGAAGGCAAAGAGGAGTTTATCGAAAAGGCCCAACTGTGCCTGCGCTACGGTGCGGCTGTGGTGGTGATGGCTTTTGATGAAGATGGCCAGGCGGATACTTTCGAGCGCAAAATTGAGATCTGCAAGCGCAGCTACGATGTGCTGGTCGATGAAGTCGGCTTCGATCCCACCGATATTATTTTCGACCCGAATATTTTTGCTGTCGCCACCGGTATTGAGGAACACAATAATTACGCGGTGGACTTTATCGAGGCGTGCCGCTGGATTCGCGCAAATCTGCCCGGTGCCCAGATCAGTGGCGGCGTCTCCAATGTTTCCTTCTCTTTCCGGGGCAACAACCCGGTACGTGAAGCCATTCATTCAGTATTCCTGTTTCACGCTATTAAAGCCGGCCTGAATATGGGTATCGTGAACGCCGGGCAGCTGGCGGTTTACGACGAACTCCCAGAGGAGCTGCGGGAAAAAGTTGAGGATGTGATCCTCAACCGCAGCCCGGATGCCACTGAAGCCCTGCTGGAAATTGCCCCCAAATACCAAGGGGATGGCGGCGGTGCCACACGCAAAGAGGACCTGAGCTGGCGCCAATTGCCTGTGAAGGAACGCCTGGCACACTCCCTTGTGAAAGGCATTAACAACTATATCGAGGAAGATACCGAAGAGGCCCGCGCAAGTTCCTCACGCCCACTGGACGTGATCGAAGGTCCACTGATGGACGGTATGAATATCGTTGGCGACCTGTTTGGCGAAGGGAAAATGTTCTTGCCCCAGGTAGTGAAATCCGCCCGGGTTATGAAACAGGCGGTAGCCTACCTGCAACCCTATATTGAAGCGGAAAAAACCGAAGACAGCCGCTCCAACGGCCGTATCCTGATGGCCACTGTTAAAGGGGATGTGCACGATATTGGCAAAAATATCGTGGGCGTGGTGCTGGCCTGCAACAACTATGAAGTGATCGACCTCGGCGTGATGGTGCCAGCGGCAACTATTCTGCAAACAGCAAAGGAAAAGGAGTGTGACATTATCGGCCTGTCCGGCCTGATCACCCCATCCCTGGATGAAATGGTTCACGTAGCCGCCGAGATGGAGCGTCAGGGGTTTGATATCCCATTATTGATCGGCGGAGCCACCACCTCCAAAGCCCATACCGCCGTAAAAATTGATCCCCAATTCCACCGCAACCAGGTGGTGTATGTAGCCGATGCATCCCGCGCCGTAGGCGTGGCCAGCAGCCTGATTTCCAATGAGCTGCGCCCAGCCTTTGTGGAAAAAATCCAGGCAGAGTATGACAAGGTGCGCACCCGCACCGCCAACCGCAAGCGCAATGACACCCGCTTAACCTACGAGGAAGCGCGGGATACCGCTCCGGAATTTGATTGGAAAAACTACCAGCCAGCACGACCCAACAAGCTGGGCCTTACCGTGATCGACGATTTCCCTCTGGAGAAACTGCTCGACACTATGGACTGGACGCCTTTCTTTATTTCCTGGGATTTGGCGGGTAAATTCCCGGCAATCCTTGAAGACGAAATTGTGGGAGAAGCCGCTACCGATCTCTACGACAACGCCCAGCGTATGTTGAAAGAGATTATCGATAAAAAGCTATTGCGCGCACGGGCCGTATTCGGCCTATGGCCAGCCAATAGCGTCGGCGACGATATCATCGTCTACAAGGATGAAAGCCGCAGTGAGGAGCTGGCTCGCCTTCACCATATGCGCCAGCAGGTACAGAAACGCGGTGGTGATGGCCTGTGCCGCTCCCTGGCAGATTTCGTCGCGCCGCTGGAGTCCGGCCAAATAGACTATGTGGGCGGCTTCGCGGTTACCACTGGCATCGGCGCAGACGAGTTGGCAGATACCTACGAAGCCAAGCACGACGATTACAACGCCATTATGGTAAAGGCCCTGGCAGACCGTATGGCAGAGTCCTTTGCTGAGACACTGCACCGTTTGGTGCGAAAAGAATATTGGGGCTATGCCGAGGACGAAACTCTGAGCAATGAGGAGCTGATCAAGGAAGCCTACCAGGGCATCCGCCCAGCCCCGGGCTATCCCGCCTGCCCCGATCATTCGGAAAAAGCTACCCTGTTCAAATTGCTACAAGCGGAGCAAAATGCAGGCGTCAGCCTTACCGAGCACTTTGCCATGATGCCCGCAGCTGCGGTGAGCGGTTGGTACTTCGCCCACCCCCAGGCAAAGTACTTCAATGTGGGCAAAATCGGCAGGGATCAGCTGCAAAGCCTGGCTAAACGAAAAGGGGTCAGCGAACCGGAATTGGAGCGCTGGCTACGTCCCAACCTCGAGGAGTGA
- a CDS encoding TetR/AcrR family transcriptional regulator has product MKSSYEDTRQHLLDTGYTVMAVKGFSGVGLSEILKTAGVPKGSFYHYFKSKEQFGEALLEDYFRSYLEQMDVGFSSRDQSAADNLLAYFDAWQKSSGERYDAHRCLVVKLSAEVADLSESMRVILRDGTEHIIQKLQNCIELAGEDGSLPSTLNARATAASLYQLWLGASLLAKLNRNDTPMAEAMLATQEILGKH; this is encoded by the coding sequence ATGAAAAGCAGCTATGAAGATACTCGCCAACATTTGTTGGATACCGGTTACACCGTGATGGCCGTAAAAGGTTTCTCCGGTGTAGGTTTGAGTGAAATTCTCAAAACCGCCGGTGTGCCAAAGGGATCCTTTTATCACTACTTTAAGTCCAAGGAGCAATTTGGCGAGGCTCTGCTGGAAGATTATTTTCGCAGCTACCTGGAACAGATGGACGTTGGCTTTTCCTCCCGGGATCAATCTGCCGCCGATAATTTATTGGCCTATTTTGATGCTTGGCAGAAGAGTAGTGGGGAGCGTTACGATGCACACCGCTGCCTGGTGGTTAAGCTTAGCGCTGAGGTGGCAGACCTGTCTGAATCGATGCGGGTTATCCTCAGAGATGGGACTGAGCATATTATTCAGAAGCTCCAGAATTGTATCGAGCTGGCAGGGGAAGACGGTTCTCTGCCTAGCACCCTCAATGCCCGTGCCACCGCAGCTTCCTTGTACCAGCTGTGGCTGGGAGCCAGCCTGTTGGCCAAGTTAAACCGCAACGATACGCCAATGGCAGAGGCGATGCTGGCGACCCAGGAGATACTGGGGAAACACTGA
- a CDS encoding NADP-dependent oxidoreductase → MQSSDINRRLVLASRPEGAPTTDNFRLEHAPVVKPEVGEVLLRTVFLSLDPYMRGRMSDAKSYAEPVSLGETMVGGTVSRVVESRLNGFEEGDWILGYSGWQDYAISDGTGLINLGKNPDYPSFSLGVLGMPGITAYFGLLEIGEPKEGETLVVAAATGPVGATVGQIGKLQGCRVIGVAGGEEKCRYAVEELGFDLCLDHRAEDFVDQLAAACPDGIDIYFESVGGKVFDAVQPLLNDFARIPVCGLISQYNATSLPQGPDRTSLLMRDVLTKRLKIQGFIIFDYYERFHEAVRTLSQWVAEGSIKYLEDMVEGLEETPNAFIGLLEGKNFGKLVVRIGNDD, encoded by the coding sequence ATGCAATCGAGCGATATAAACCGCCGCCTGGTATTGGCATCCCGCCCTGAAGGTGCCCCGACGACAGATAACTTCCGCCTGGAGCATGCCCCTGTGGTCAAGCCGGAAGTCGGCGAGGTGCTGTTGCGCACAGTATTCCTATCGCTCGATCCCTATATGAGGGGGCGAATGAGTGATGCGAAGTCCTACGCAGAGCCTGTTTCACTGGGAGAGACCATGGTTGGAGGGACGGTGAGCCGTGTGGTTGAGTCCCGATTGAATGGCTTCGAGGAGGGGGATTGGATACTCGGTTATAGCGGCTGGCAGGACTACGCCATTTCTGATGGTACCGGGTTGATTAATTTGGGTAAAAATCCGGATTACCCCTCCTTCTCCCTGGGAGTGCTGGGTATGCCGGGAATCACCGCCTACTTTGGTTTGCTGGAAATTGGGGAGCCAAAAGAAGGGGAGACTCTGGTAGTTGCAGCTGCTACCGGTCCTGTGGGGGCAACAGTTGGACAAATCGGCAAGTTGCAAGGGTGCCGGGTAATCGGTGTTGCTGGAGGTGAGGAAAAGTGTCGCTATGCGGTAGAGGAGTTGGGCTTCGACCTGTGCCTGGATCACCGCGCCGAAGATTTTGTCGATCAATTGGCTGCGGCTTGCCCTGACGGTATCGATATCTATTTTGAAAGTGTTGGTGGCAAGGTCTTTGATGCGGTGCAACCGCTATTAAATGATTTTGCGCGGATTCCTGTATGTGGGCTTATCTCTCAGTACAACGCAACCTCATTGCCGCAAGGCCCGGATCGGACCAGTTTGTTAATGCGGGATGTGCTGACCAAACGCTTGAAAATCCAAGGCTTTATTATTTTCGATTACTACGAACGTTTTCATGAAGCGGTACGTACATTAAGTCAGTGGGTTGCGGAAGGCAGTATTAAATATCTTGAGGATATGGTCGAAGGGTTGGAAGAAACACCCAATGCATTTATCGGGCTTCTGGAAGGAAAGAACTTCGGCAAGTTAGTTGTGCGCATAGGAAATGATGATTGA